In one Niveibacterium umoris genomic region, the following are encoded:
- a CDS encoding GNAT family N-acetyltransferase: MQTRPITAAHIPQLVPIFIEIFNAPPWHDGWTPEVATERFESLVANPNFRGFAIWENDVPLGFALGARERWHDGWFFALREMCVARARQGEGIGRRLIEAMCEDLREEGISSINLQTGENAPGHAFYARLGFSEMPLVTMSKLLGS, translated from the coding sequence ATGCAGACCCGCCCGATCACCGCCGCCCATATCCCGCAGCTGGTTCCGATCTTCATCGAGATCTTCAACGCGCCGCCCTGGCACGACGGCTGGACGCCGGAAGTCGCCACCGAGCGCTTTGAGAGTCTGGTTGCAAACCCCAACTTCCGTGGCTTCGCGATCTGGGAGAACGACGTGCCACTGGGCTTCGCGCTGGGCGCACGTGAACGCTGGCACGACGGCTGGTTCTTCGCGCTGCGCGAGATGTGCGTCGCGCGCGCACGGCAAGGCGAAGGGATTGGCCGGCGCCTGATCGAAGCCATGTGCGAAGACCTGCGCGAAGAAGGCATCAGCTCGATCAACCTGCAGACCGGCGAAAACGCCCCCGGCCACGCCTTCTACGCCCGGCTCGGCTTCAGCGAAATGCCGCTGGTGACGATGAGCAAGCTGCTCGGCAGCTGA
- the thiL gene encoding thiamine-phosphate kinase, with protein MPSEFSLIARHFTRPTRHTVLGVGDDCAIVAPSAGHELLVSSDMLVAGTHFLPDTDPLRLGWKTAAVNISDIAAMGGTPRWITLALSLPAADEAWIAALAQGFSECCTAFDVDWIGGDTTRGPLNLCATVFGEAPSGQAIRRGGARPGDEVWVSGWPGLAALGLRHLLDGIPLAEDWRAICVDALERPQPRVALGQSLRGIASAMLDVSDGLAGDLGHILNASACGAVLDEAALPLGPALAACNDAARARHCLLAGGDDYELVFTAPPSQRTALQAIAAAHGVPLTRIGACTAQTGLYLRAPDGRVEALAAQGFDHFA; from the coding sequence ATGCCTTCCGAATTCAGCCTCATCGCCCGGCATTTCACCCGCCCGACCCGGCACACCGTGCTAGGCGTGGGTGACGACTGCGCGATCGTGGCACCGTCGGCCGGCCACGAACTGCTGGTATCGAGCGACATGCTGGTCGCCGGCACTCATTTCCTGCCGGATACCGATCCGCTCCGCCTGGGCTGGAAGACTGCCGCAGTCAATATCTCGGATATCGCCGCGATGGGCGGAACGCCGCGCTGGATCACGCTTGCGCTATCGCTGCCGGCGGCGGACGAGGCCTGGATCGCGGCGCTGGCGCAAGGCTTTTCGGAATGCTGCACGGCCTTCGACGTTGACTGGATCGGCGGCGACACAACCCGCGGGCCGCTGAACCTGTGCGCCACCGTGTTTGGCGAAGCGCCTAGCGGACAAGCGATCCGCCGCGGCGGCGCACGGCCCGGCGACGAGGTCTGGGTGTCCGGCTGGCCGGGTCTGGCCGCACTGGGTCTGCGCCACCTGCTCGACGGCATACCGCTTGCCGAGGACTGGCGCGCGATCTGCGTCGACGCGCTCGAACGCCCGCAGCCGCGCGTCGCACTGGGGCAATCGCTGCGCGGCATCGCCAGCGCGATGCTCGACGTATCCGACGGGCTGGCCGGCGATCTCGGCCATATCCTCAATGCGTCGGCGTGCGGCGCCGTGCTCGACGAAGCAGCGCTGCCGCTCGGCCCCGCGCTCGCCGCCTGCAACGACGCTGCGCGAGCCCGGCACTGCCTGCTCGCGGGCGGCGACGACTATGAACTCGTATTCACCGCACCCCCTTCGCAGCGCACCGCGCTACAGGCTATCGCCGCCGCGCACGGCGTGCCGCTGACCCGTATCGGGGCCTGCACCGCGCAAACCGGTCTGTACCTGCGCGCGCCCGACGGCCGCGTCGAGGCACTTGCCGCACAGGGTTTCGATCACTTCGCATGA
- a CDS encoding DMT family transporter — MNRPALTLICTAMFWAAIWWPFRWLLEHGLSTPLANTLAFGFGAVIALAWSRGRLPGFMRDPRLLVLALASAICNLGYNAAATHAPVMKVVLLLYTAPLWTVPLAWWLLRERPGLRGSVALALCVGGALLMLWHPALGYPWPASGWEWIGLAAGASFAVYNVLIRALPHGDEKERVALIFIVEFVLAGAWLLADGETLAAPGAAPLGMTAFVGIAMWGIIIAMQWGLQRLPANLAAVLMSTELVFAALFSWWWAGETLSARELTGALLVASAALISAWQPAEAPATA, encoded by the coding sequence ATGAACCGCCCCGCCCTCACGCTCATCTGTACCGCCATGTTCTGGGCAGCGATCTGGTGGCCCTTCCGCTGGCTGCTCGAACACGGGTTGTCTACGCCGCTGGCGAATACGCTGGCCTTCGGCTTCGGCGCGGTGATTGCGCTGGCCTGGTCGCGCGGCCGCCTGCCGGGCTTCATGCGCGACCCGCGCCTGCTGGTGCTCGCGCTCGCCTCGGCGATCTGCAACCTCGGCTACAACGCGGCCGCCACCCACGCGCCGGTGATGAAGGTGGTGCTGTTGCTTTACACCGCGCCGCTGTGGACCGTGCCGCTGGCCTGGTGGCTGCTGCGCGAGCGTCCCGGCCTGCGCGGCAGCGTGGCGCTGGCGCTGTGTGTCGGCGGCGCCTTGCTGATGCTGTGGCACCCGGCATTGGGCTACCCCTGGCCGGCGTCCGGCTGGGAGTGGATCGGGCTCGCCGCCGGCGCCAGCTTCGCGGTTTACAACGTGTTGATTCGCGCCCTGCCGCATGGCGACGAGAAGGAACGCGTCGCACTGATCTTCATTGTCGAGTTCGTGCTCGCGGGCGCGTGGCTGCTCGCCGACGGCGAAACCCTCGCGGCACCCGGCGCCGCCCCCTTGGGGATGACGGCCTTTGTCGGCATCGCGATGTGGGGCATCATCATCGCGATGCAGTGGGGGCTGCAACGCTTGCCCGCCAACCTCGCCGCGGTACTGATGAGCACCGAACTGGTCTTCGCCGCGCTGTTTTCATGGTGGTGGGCCGGCGAGACGCTGAGCGCGCGCGAGCTCACCGGTGCCTTGCTGGTCGCCAGCGCCGCGCTGATCTCGGCCTGGCAACCGGCCGAAGCCCCCGCCACCGCCTGA
- a CDS encoding phosphatidylglycerophosphatase A produces MPIQPTPRFLLAHPAHFLALGLGSGLAPKAPGTFGTLAACLLYPMLRGLLPHDWAFLAFLGWSFVLGCFAIEITGRKLGEIDHGAIVWDEFVAMWLVLFFTPPGLTWAIGAFVLFRAFDILKPPPIRQCDARFKHGLGVMFDDLLAAGYALLVLAILKRIIG; encoded by the coding sequence ATGCCGATCCAGCCCACGCCCCGTTTCCTGCTCGCCCACCCGGCCCACTTTCTGGCGCTGGGGCTCGGCTCCGGCCTCGCCCCGAAGGCGCCCGGCACCTTCGGCACCCTCGCCGCCTGCCTGCTGTACCCGATGCTGCGCGGCCTGCTGCCGCACGACTGGGCCTTCCTCGCCTTTCTCGGATGGAGCTTCGTGCTCGGTTGCTTCGCAATCGAAATCACCGGCCGCAAGCTGGGCGAGATCGACCACGGCGCCATCGTCTGGGACGAGTTCGTCGCAATGTGGCTGGTGCTGTTCTTCACGCCGCCCGGCCTCACCTGGGCGATTGGCGCCTTCGTACTGTTCCGCGCCTTCGACATCCTCAAGCCACCGCCGATCCGCCAGTGCGATGCGCGCTTCAAACACGGACTTGGCGTGATGTTCGACGACCTGCTGGCCGCCGGCTATGCGCTGCTGGTGCTCGCCATCCTCAAACGGATCATTGGCTGA
- the pncC gene encoding nicotinamide-nucleotide amidase, which translates to MMDHELERLSKDIGDWLAARGHVLATAESCTGGWIAEVVTATSGSSGWFDRGWITYSNEAKQAMLGVQAATLATHGAVSEAVVREMAEGALAASAASHAIAVSGVAGPTGGTPEKPVGTVWIAWAERGGTTRAESHRFDGDREAVRRQTVIRALATLIA; encoded by the coding sequence CTGATGGATCACGAACTCGAACGGCTCTCGAAAGACATCGGCGACTGGCTCGCCGCGCGCGGCCATGTGCTGGCCACCGCCGAATCGTGCACCGGCGGCTGGATCGCCGAGGTGGTGACGGCCACATCGGGCAGTTCCGGCTGGTTTGACCGCGGCTGGATCACCTACTCCAACGAAGCCAAGCAAGCGATGCTGGGTGTGCAGGCGGCCACGCTGGCAACCCATGGCGCAGTGAGCGAAGCGGTGGTGCGCGAGATGGCCGAAGGCGCGCTGGCCGCTTCGGCCGCGAGCCATGCGATTGCGGTGTCCGGCGTCGCCGGCCCCACCGGCGGTACGCCCGAAAAGCCGGTCGGCACCGTGTGGATCGCCTGGGCAGAACGCGGCGGCACGACCCGCGCCGAATCCCACCGTTTCGATGGCGACCGTGAAGCAGTGCGGCGCCAGACCGTGATCCGCGCCCTCGCGACACTGATCGCTTGA
- a CDS encoding GNAT family N-acetyltransferase, whose protein sequence is MQLDIFRANLHQPEHAAAMLLLLDAYARDPAGGAEGLKDEVKARLPRALADRPGVHVLLAFAEGEPAGLAICMEGYSTFAGAPLLNLHDFAVLPTHRGAGIGRALMTQVVALAEKLECCKVTLEVLEGNAPARALYRDCGFEDYALDPAWGKAMFMQRWIGD, encoded by the coding sequence ATGCAACTCGACATCTTCCGCGCCAACCTTCACCAACCCGAACACGCTGCCGCCATGCTCCTGCTGCTCGACGCCTATGCCCGCGACCCGGCAGGCGGCGCCGAGGGGCTCAAGGACGAGGTCAAGGCACGCCTGCCGCGCGCCCTCGCCGACCGCCCTGGCGTGCATGTGCTGCTCGCCTTCGCCGAAGGCGAGCCAGCCGGGCTCGCGATCTGCATGGAAGGCTATTCGACCTTTGCCGGCGCACCGCTGCTGAACCTGCACGACTTCGCCGTGCTGCCGACCCATCGCGGCGCCGGCATCGGCCGCGCGCTGATGACGCAGGTGGTCGCGCTCGCCGAGAAACTCGAGTGCTGCAAGGTCACGCTGGAAGTACTCGAAGGCAATGCGCCGGCGCGTGCGCTATACCGTGACTGTGGCTTCGAGGACTACGCGCTCGACCCGGCCTGGGGCAAGGCGATGTTCATGCAACGCTGGATCGGAGACTGA
- a CDS encoding response regulator — protein MLDLRSRPTVLIVDDAADNIDILSNALKDDYRVKVANSGERALRQVYSDTPPDLILLDVMMPEMSGHEVCRRLKANPDRRRIPVIFVTSMDAAEDEAFGLSLGAVDYITKPISPAIVRARVRTHLALYDQTLELEKMVAQRTAELSESRRQLIGCLARAAEFRDNETGNHVMRMSHSARLIALAMGLGPLTAELIQMAAPMHDIGKIGTPDRVLLKAGPLAPEEWTTMKRHAGIGAEIIGEHDDDLLRAARSIAMSHHEKWDGSGYPAGLSGDAIPIEGRIVALADVFDALMSVRPYKAALSLEAALDYIRSQSGRHFDPTVVAAFEHCLPDLLEVRQRYLDEGDTGAAT, from the coding sequence ATGCTGGATTTGCGTTCCCGCCCCACGGTGCTGATCGTCGACGACGCCGCGGACAACATCGACATCCTCAGCAACGCCTTGAAGGACGATTACCGCGTCAAGGTGGCCAACAGCGGGGAGCGCGCGCTGCGACAGGTGTATTCCGACACGCCGCCCGACCTGATCCTGCTCGACGTGATGATGCCTGAGATGAGCGGCCATGAAGTCTGCCGTCGCCTGAAGGCGAATCCGGACCGGCGACGCATTCCGGTGATCTTCGTGACGAGCATGGACGCCGCCGAGGACGAGGCGTTCGGCCTCTCGCTTGGCGCCGTCGACTACATCACCAAGCCGATCAGTCCGGCCATCGTGCGGGCCCGCGTGCGCACCCACCTCGCGCTGTACGACCAGACGCTTGAACTTGAGAAGATGGTGGCGCAACGCACAGCGGAACTGAGCGAATCGCGCCGCCAGCTGATCGGCTGCCTTGCCCGCGCGGCCGAATTCCGCGACAACGAAACCGGCAACCATGTGATGCGGATGAGCCACAGCGCGCGCCTGATCGCACTGGCAATGGGGCTGGGGCCTCTGACGGCGGAGCTGATCCAGATGGCGGCGCCGATGCACGATATCGGCAAGATCGGCACGCCGGACCGGGTGCTGCTCAAGGCCGGCCCCCTTGCCCCGGAAGAATGGACAACGATGAAGCGGCATGCCGGCATCGGCGCCGAGATCATCGGCGAGCACGACGACGATCTGCTTCGCGCGGCACGTTCGATCGCGATGTCACACCATGAGAAATGGGACGGCAGCGGCTACCCGGCCGGCCTGAGCGGCGATGCGATCCCGATTGAGGGCCGCATCGTCGCGCTTGCCGACGTCTTCGATGCCTTGATGTCGGTGCGGCCCTACAAGGCCGCGCTGTCGCTGGAAGCGGCGCTGGACTACATCCGCAGCCAGAGCGGCCGGCATTTCGACCCGACGGTGGTCGCGGCCTTCGAGCATTGCCTGCCGGATCTGCTCGAGGTGCGCCAGCGTTATCTCGACGAGGGTGACACCGGGGCGGCTACTTGA
- a CDS encoding DUF3862 domain-containing protein has product MKPPLLFATCLVLALLNGCSKLTLQRYEQLHAGMTQAEVEDVIGTPASCDETLGVRLCQWGDAERNIKVSFVAGKAVLLSAHKLK; this is encoded by the coding sequence ATGAAGCCGCCGCTCCTGTTCGCCACGTGTCTGGTTCTGGCCCTGTTGAATGGCTGCAGCAAGCTCACGCTGCAGCGCTACGAGCAATTGCATGCAGGCATGACGCAGGCCGAAGTCGAGGATGTGATCGGCACGCCGGCGAGCTGCGATGAAACCCTGGGCGTGCGCCTCTGTCAGTGGGGCGATGCCGAACGCAACATCAAAGTCAGTTTCGTGGCCGGCAAGGCTGTGCTGCTCTCGGCGCACAAGCTCAAGTAG
- a CDS encoding flavin prenyltransferase UbiX, which translates to MTRRIALAFTGASGMPYGIRLLECLLAAGIKVELLYSQVAQIVARQEMDLALPARPSEVQALFAERFGAAEAQLAVYGREEWFAPLASGSNPPDAMVICPCTMGTLAAIAAGLSSNLIERAADVCLKERRTLVLVPRETPFSTLHLENMLKLSRMGVVILPPSPGFYTHPKSVQDMVDFVVARVLDQLAVPNTLMPRWGDETRESDA; encoded by the coding sequence ATGACCCGCCGCATCGCCCTTGCCTTCACCGGCGCCTCCGGCATGCCCTACGGCATCCGCCTGCTCGAATGCCTGCTGGCTGCGGGCATCAAGGTCGAGCTGCTGTATTCGCAAGTCGCGCAGATCGTGGCGCGGCAGGAAATGGACCTCGCACTGCCGGCGCGCCCGTCGGAAGTGCAGGCGCTGTTCGCCGAACGCTTTGGCGCGGCGGAGGCCCAACTCGCGGTGTACGGCCGCGAGGAATGGTTCGCGCCGCTCGCCTCCGGCTCCAACCCGCCCGACGCGATGGTGATCTGCCCCTGCACGATGGGTACTTTGGCCGCAATTGCCGCAGGGCTGTCGTCGAACCTGATCGAGCGCGCGGCCGACGTGTGCCTGAAGGAACGCCGTACCCTCGTGCTGGTGCCGCGCGAAACGCCGTTTTCCACGCTGCATCTTGAGAACATGCTGAAGCTCTCACGCATGGGCGTCGTGATCCTGCCGCCCAGCCCCGGCTTCTACACCCACCCGAAGTCAGTGCAAGACATGGTGGACTTCGTGGTCGCGCGGGTGCTCGACCAACTCGCCGTGCCCAACACGCTGATGCCCCGCTGGGGCGACGAAACGCGCGAGTCCGACGCATGA
- the purU gene encoding formyltetrahydrofolate deformylase, translated as MHTQRFYTLTASCPDRSGIVARVTGFIAEHGGWIFESNMHTDHEAQRYFLRIEIRASSLPFLLAELRERFAPIAREFDMDWKITDSAVKKRVVLMVSKQEHCLYDLIGRWQSKELDIEIPCVISNHDTFRGLVEWHGIPFHHVPVTAENKPAAYAEVRRIFEEVRGDVMVLARYMQIIPPEMCRDYPGQIINIHHSFLPSFVGAKPYHQAHTRGVKLIGATCHYVTEELDQGPIIDQDVIRVDHSDSVEDMVRYGKDIEKAVLARGLRYHLEDRVLVHGNKTVVFR; from the coding sequence ATGCACACCCAACGCTTCTACACGCTCACCGCCTCCTGCCCCGATCGCTCCGGCATCGTTGCGCGGGTCACCGGCTTCATCGCCGAGCACGGCGGCTGGATCTTCGAATCCAACATGCACACCGATCACGAAGCGCAGCGTTACTTCCTGCGCATCGAGATTCGCGCCAGTTCGCTGCCCTTCCTGTTGGCGGAACTGCGCGAGCGTTTCGCGCCGATCGCGCGTGAGTTCGACATGGACTGGAAGATCACCGACAGCGCGGTGAAGAAGCGCGTCGTGCTGATGGTCAGCAAGCAGGAGCACTGCCTGTACGACCTGATCGGCCGCTGGCAGAGCAAGGAGCTGGATATCGAGATCCCCTGCGTGATCTCGAACCACGACACCTTCCGGGGGCTGGTCGAGTGGCATGGCATCCCGTTCCACCATGTGCCGGTCACCGCAGAGAACAAGCCGGCGGCGTATGCAGAAGTGCGGCGCATCTTCGAAGAGGTGCGTGGCGACGTGATGGTGCTGGCGCGCTACATGCAGATCATCCCGCCGGAGATGTGCCGTGATTACCCGGGCCAGATCATCAACATCCACCACAGTTTCCTGCCCAGTTTCGTCGGCGCCAAGCCCTATCACCAGGCGCATACCCGCGGCGTGAAGCTGATCGGCGCGACCTGCCATTACGTCACGGAAGAACTGGACCAGGGGCCGATCATCGACCAGGACGTGATCCGCGTCGATCACTCCGACTCGGTCGAGGATATGGTCCGCTACGGCAAGGACATCGAAAAAGCCGTGCTCGCGCGCGGCCTGCGCTATCACCTGGAAGACCGGGTGCTGGTGCATGGCAACAAGACGGTCGTCTTCCGCTGA
- the thrH gene encoding bifunctional phosphoserine phosphatase/homoserine phosphotransferase ThrH yields MKIVCLDLEGVLVPEIWIAFAEATGIESLRRTTRDEPDYDKLMKYRLDILAEKGLGLPEIQKVIAGLSPLEGAKAFLDGLRQQYQVVILSDTFYEFAKPLMEQLGMPTLFCHRLEADATGKLVNYHLRMPDQKRAAVKAFQGLNFKCIAAGDSYNDTAMLGQAEAGILMHPPENVIREFPQYPVARDYDTLRRYIDEAASRI; encoded by the coding sequence GTGAAAATTGTCTGTCTTGACCTCGAAGGCGTGCTCGTTCCCGAAATCTGGATCGCCTTCGCCGAAGCCACCGGCATCGAATCCCTGCGCCGCACGACGCGCGACGAGCCGGACTACGACAAGTTGATGAAGTATCGGCTCGACATCCTGGCCGAGAAGGGCCTTGGCCTGCCGGAGATCCAGAAGGTCATCGCCGGACTGTCGCCGCTCGAAGGTGCGAAGGCTTTCCTCGACGGCCTGCGCCAGCAATATCAGGTCGTGATCCTGTCCGACACCTTCTACGAATTCGCGAAGCCGCTGATGGAACAGCTCGGCATGCCGACGCTGTTCTGCCACCGACTGGAAGCGGACGCGACCGGCAAGCTGGTGAATTACCACCTGCGCATGCCGGATCAGAAGCGCGCCGCGGTGAAGGCCTTCCAGGGCCTCAACTTCAAGTGCATCGCCGCCGGTGATTCGTACAACGACACCGCAATGCTCGGCCAGGCCGAAGCCGGCATCCTGATGCACCCGCCCGAAAACGTGATTCGCGAGTTTCCGCAATATCCGGTGGCGCGCGACTACGACACGCTGCGTCGATACATCGACGAAGCTGCCTCAAGAATCTGA
- a CDS encoding head GIN domain-containing protein, with product MRLVLSIITLALLASTAHAENAKVDKVVPAFDRIEVAAPFDFVWRSGAPRLVAEGEKDLVERLGFEVVDGTLKLTAKGRIFTLGPLHTLKVTVSSPSLREARLVGSGDLELQSVSGPALALSLSGSGDVVARGVKVQRLDVRLSGSGDLSADGETDTLTAALSGSGDVVLTSMKSRDATLSLAGSGDLSASVAARVVASCTGSGDIVVRGAPAQRELTKLGSCEIHF from the coding sequence ATGCGTCTGGTCCTGTCGATCATCACACTCGCGCTGCTGGCCAGCACGGCGCACGCCGAGAACGCCAAGGTCGACAAGGTGGTACCCGCCTTCGACCGCATTGAGGTCGCCGCACCATTTGACTTTGTCTGGCGAAGCGGCGCCCCGCGGCTGGTGGCAGAGGGCGAAAAGGATCTCGTCGAGCGCCTTGGCTTCGAGGTGGTGGACGGCACGCTCAAGCTGACGGCAAAGGGCCGCATCTTTACGCTCGGCCCCCTGCACACGCTCAAGGTGACCGTCAGTTCGCCGTCGCTGCGCGAGGCGAGGCTGGTCGGCTCGGGTGATCTCGAGTTGCAGTCGGTGAGCGGCCCGGCCTTGGCGCTGTCCTTGTCCGGCTCCGGTGATGTAGTCGCGCGCGGCGTGAAGGTGCAGCGCCTCGATGTCAGGCTGTCCGGCTCCGGGGATCTGAGCGCCGACGGCGAAACCGACACGCTGACTGCGGCACTGTCGGGCTCGGGCGATGTGGTGCTGACTTCAATGAAGAGCCGCGATGCGACCTTGTCGCTGGCTGGCTCCGGCGACCTGTCGGCGTCGGTGGCGGCACGCGTCGTCGCCAGTTGCACCGGCTCTGGCGATATCGTCGTGCGCGGGGCGCCGGCGCAGCGGGAGCTCACTAAGCTGGGCAGTTGCGAGATCCATTTCTGA
- a CDS encoding PilT/PilU family type 4a pilus ATPase yields the protein MERDQALKFMHDLLKLMISKRGSDLFITAGFPPAIKIDGKIVPQSNQVLTPQHTAELVRSVMNDRQAAEFESTKECNFAISPAGIGRFRTNAFIQQSRVGMVCRTIAQKIPTIDELGLPAILKDIAMSKRGLVIFVGGTGTGKTTSLAGLVDYRNENSYGHIITLEDPIEYVHPHKNCIVTQREVGIDTDSWEMGLKNTLRQAPDVILMGEIRDRETMDYAIAFAETGHLCLATLHANSANQAIDRIINFFPEDRRHQLLMDLSLNLRGMISQRLIPLKDRKGRVPAVEIMLNSPLISDLIFKGEVAEIKDLMKRSRELGMQTFDQSLFDLYEGGQITYEDALRNADSINDLRLQIKLNSKHSDRDLNAGIQNLDIV from the coding sequence ATTCATGCACGACCTGCTCAAGCTGATGATCAGCAAGCGCGGGTCGGACTTGTTCATTACCGCTGGCTTCCCGCCGGCGATCAAGATCGACGGCAAGATCGTGCCGCAATCGAACCAGGTGCTGACGCCGCAGCACACGGCGGAGCTGGTGCGTTCGGTGATGAACGACCGCCAGGCGGCGGAGTTCGAATCGACGAAGGAATGTAACTTCGCGATTTCGCCGGCCGGCATCGGGCGCTTCCGCACCAACGCCTTCATCCAGCAGAGCCGTGTCGGGATGGTGTGCCGCACCATCGCGCAGAAGATTCCGACCATCGACGAACTGGGCCTGCCCGCGATTCTGAAGGACATCGCGATGTCCAAGCGCGGCCTGGTGATCTTCGTTGGCGGCACCGGCACCGGCAAGACCACCTCGCTCGCGGGTCTGGTCGATTACCGGAACGAGAACAGCTACGGCCACATCATCACGCTCGAAGACCCGATCGAGTATGTGCATCCGCACAAGAACTGCATCGTCACCCAGCGCGAGGTCGGTATCGACACCGATAGCTGGGAGATGGGCCTCAAGAACACGCTGCGGCAGGCGCCCGACGTGATCCTGATGGGCGAAATCCGCGACCGCGAAACCATGGATTACGCAATCGCGTTCGCCGAAACCGGCCACCTGTGTCTGGCCACGCTGCACGCCAACAGTGCCAACCAGGCGATCGACCGGATCATCAACTTCTTCCCGGAAGACCGTCGCCACCAGCTGCTGATGGACCTGTCGCTGAACCTGCGCGGCATGATCTCGCAACGCCTGATCCCGCTCAAGGATCGCAAGGGGCGCGTGCCGGCGGTGGAGATCATGCTCAACTCGCCGCTGATCTCTGACCTGATCTTCAAGGGCGAGGTCGCCGAGATCAAGGATCTGATGAAGCGCTCGCGCGAACTGGGCATGCAGACCTTCGACCAGTCGCTGTTCGATCTCTACGAGGGCGGTCAAATCACCTACGAAGACGCGCTGCGCAACGCCGACTCGATCAACGACCTGCGCCTGCAGATCAAGCTCAACAGCAAGCACTCGGATCGCGACCTCAACGCGGGCATCCAGAACCTCGACATCGTGTAA